One Aethina tumida isolate Nest 87 chromosome 5, icAetTumi1.1, whole genome shotgun sequence genomic window carries:
- the LOC109593908 gene encoding uncharacterized protein LOC109593908, whose amino-acid sequence MMDCRIEKLYILLHCMLIFGGSLAANLNQLTSRGESERLPLYAPDKCKDPNQMLYPEDNDSWTCDCGPGFIYYKPKDACFLPYRQGPCPPEEHLIFNKSKRTTSCLKNPCQDGFARFDGDCFELGRPGGPCGRPQDVGPKILDVNSTTLEVECLDGGAETLHLFDVGRRCSPGSRRDSTGTCRDVF is encoded by the exons ATGATGGACTGCAGGATTg aaaaactGTACATTTTGTTACATTGTATGTTAATATTTGGTGGTTCCTTGGCTGCAAACTTGAATCAACTTACTAGTCGAGGAGAATCT GAAAGATTGCCCTTGTACGCTCCAGATAAATGCAAAGATCCAAATCAAATGTTATATCCAGAAGACAACGATTCGTGGACCTGTGATTGTGGACCAG gaTTCATTTACTACAAACCGAAGGACGCGTGTTTCTTACCCTACAGACAAGGTCCGTGCCCACCAGAAGAACACTTGATCTTCAATAAGTCTAAACGTACAACGTCCTGCTTAAAGAATCCATGCCAGGACGGATTCGCCAg GTTCGATGGTGATTGTTTCGAATTGGGTCGTCCGGGTGGTCCGTGTGGACGTCCCCAAGATGTGGGACCGAAAATCCTGGACGTGAATTCGACCACGCTCGAGGTGGAGTGTCTGGACGGTGGGGCGGAAACGTTGCATCTATTCGACGTCGGCAGGAGATGCAGTCCGGGCAGCAGGAGAGATTCGACTGGGACTTGTCGTGACgtattttga
- the LOC109593926 gene encoding uncharacterized protein LOC109593926: MALKRAVLLSCLSLVFGQIAFPEPDELVTEAENRSRVPLFAPNECKDPNELLYPGNQKNDWICDCLPGYIYYPPKRGCFPAYRKGPCERGQHLILKKEKAVPECTKNPCNDGFARFNGKCFELGKPNGPCLPELHGGGIFGVNGTTLELGCLKNKIHIFFNKMAKRFNLHYHLTNQ, translated from the exons ATGGCTCTGAAACGTGCGGTCCTGTTGTCATGTCTCAGTCTCGTATTCGGGCAGATCGCGTTTCCGGAACCGGACGAACTCGTAACTGAAGCGGAAAACAGG AGCCGAGTGCCATTGTTTGCACCCAACGAATGCAAAGATCCCAACGAACTTCTCTATCCTGGGAACCAGAAAAACGACTGGATATGCGACTGCCTACCAG ggtatatttattatccacCCAAACGCGGATGTTTTCCCGCCTACAGAAAAGGACCGTGCGAAAGAGGACAACATTTGATCCTTAAAAAAGAAAAGGCTGTGCCTGAATGTACTAAAAATCCCTGCAACGACGGATTCGCaag GTTCAATggaaaatgttttgaattggGTAAACCAAATGGACCTTGTTTGCCGGAGTTGCACGGTGGTGGTATCTTCGGAGTTAACGGCACCACTTTGGAATTGGGTTGTTTGAAGAACAAGatccacatattttttaacaaaatggcCAAAAGATTCAACCTACATTATCATTTAACTAATCAATAA